CTGTGAGGGCTTGTTACTGTCTGGCTTATTATGTGTATGGGCTGTGAGTATTTTACTCCAGCCTAAActactcctggggctggcgctgtggcacagtgggttaatgccctggcttaaagcaccggcatcccatatggatgccggttctagtcctggctgctccacttcccatccagctctctgctatggcctgaaaaagcagtagaagatggcccaagtccttgggcccctgcacccgccctggagacccggaataagctcctggctttggattggcacagcttcggctattgcggccatcaggggagtgaaccataggatggaagatctctctctctgttctgcctctcctctctctgtgtaactctgactttcaaataaataaatcttaaaaaaaacaaaaaaaaacaaaaaaactcctgGGTGTCACCCAGGTTGACCTGGTTTGTTCTACCGGGAACATCGCAGCTGGCATGTGTCAGAGGACAGGGTGAGCAGTTACAACTTTCTTCTTGTtctttaaggttatttatttgaaaggcagaattagaaagcgagtgtgagacagagaggtcttccatccactggttcaccccccaaattggccacaacggcccgagctgggccgatccaaaaccagaaaccaggagcttcgtccGCGTCTtgtacgtggatgcagggacccaagcacttgggccatcttctgcttatccaggcacattagcagggagctggatcagaagtggagcagccgggattcaaactggcgcccttgGAGATGCCGGTGGCTCACACAGCAGtgttacccacttcaccacaacgCCACCGAGTTACAACATTTCTAGCTCCTTTTCCATCAACTCTGAAACTTGCTGTGGTCCCACAGGAGAAATTAGAGCGCCTGCAACCACCAACTGAAGTAGGCCCTCCAGGGCCCTCAGGCGCCCTCAGCAAGCCTCACCTGCCCGGGAGTTTCCTGAGCAGCAGCCCAGTCAGCTGTGACTGTAGAGAGAGTAAAGGCGCCGCCTCCACAGACCCAAAGTGTGGgcgtggcagggacttgagccggtgctgCTCAGCTCTGCTGCCCTGGGCACGGACATGGCGGCCCGGCCGTCTTGAGTCACTCCTGTCCTGATTCACCTGTGAGGACCCACCCATTCCAGGCCAGAGTTAAGCAGCCTTGTTCCCAGCCTTGCCCACAAAGTAAACCCAGACCCTGACTCAGCCGCTGGCCCTGCCCACAAAACTTCCCAGAACTGGCTTCTCCTTTTCTGTCCCACGGCCCCAGCAGTCGGCTTCTCTGGGCAGCTCCTCCTCTGGCACTTCCTCATCCCCTCCGCCGCCACAGCACCAAGTTTGCTCCATCAGCTGCCATCCCAGCTTCCACGCCCCGTCCCGgaatcacacacacaccttcacaTTTACCTCCCCGGTATTCTCTCGGGGACTGTTGTCCCAGAACAAGCATTAGTTAACTTGTTTATATCCGGGCTAATTGCATTTCAGCTAGCTTGCAACAATTCCCCATTCACAGACAAAGACCCCTTTATTGTCCTCACCTCCTGTCTATTAAAAGTTGACCTCAGCACAGTCACGGATTGCTACCTTCTCTCTGGATTTCTGTCCCACATACCCTGTGTGTCCTACATACACCGTGGTGCTCCTCAGATCTGACTGAGATGTAGATCTTCatggttgggtttttttttctttaaagatttattttagtcatgtaaaggcagagttagagaaagagagagagagatggatctactctctgctggtttactccccaaaaggccacaatggccaggctggtccaggctgaaaccaggagactgggctccatctgagtctctcacatgggtggcaggtgcgcccagtcacttgggccatcttccactgccttcccaggtgcattagcagggagctgaactggaagcagagcagctgggacctggtgctcatatgggaagcaggcGCCCTAGCAGCGCTGGCTCTGAGCTTCATGCTTTTTGGGGCTTGCAGGTCCCCACCCTCtaatttcctttgctttcttccagGTGTGCCTCCTATCACTCGTGTATCCACATTGCTGACCCAGCATGGCAGGGGTCGGGCTGGCTGGCAAGAGCTGAAGATGCTGCTGACACCCAGGTCTTGGCAAGGAGGGAACCAGATGGTTTCTATTACTGGGCTCAGATAAAGGCTGCTCCAGAGGCAAGTCCCTGACTCCCAGTATCTCCCTGTCACGCTCCTTAGGTGGCCCTGTCTTACCTGATGTGCCTTAGTTATGTGTGTCCAGCAGTTTGGTTTCTTGGATGGGCACAGACCTTCAATGGCCGGGCTGTAGAAGTGAACTGGTAGCATCCGTGAGTGTGTTAAGTTTGTTATGGCTGTGTAGATTTGTGTGGATTTATGGAGGAAAAACTAATGGGAATTCTCAAAAAGTATTAATGATAGAATTTCCATTCAatgacaatgatttttaaaagattttatttatttatgaggcagaattacagacagagggagagacagagagaaaactcttccatccactggttcactcctcaaatagccgtACGGCCAGCgcttgggccagtctgaagcctggaaccaggagcttccaggtctcccatgtgggtacaggggcccaagtgcttggtccatcttccactgcttttccaggctataagcagagagctgcatcagaagaggagcagctgggacacgagccagtgcccatatgggatgctggtgtggcaggcagaagCTAGCtaagtctactatgccacagcactggtcgacaatgatttttaaacagaaattctGTCATTCATATTTTTTTGAGAATTAGGTTTCCCTATCCAAGAAACCaaactccacctctgatccagcttcctggtaatttgatcccgggagacagcaggtgatggttcaagtacttgggtctctgccacccacttgggagacccagatggagttccaggctcatggctgttgcaggcatttggggagtgaatcggcaaacgaaagatctctccttcccctccctccctccctcccccgccccgccctccacccctccacctttcaaataaataaaaatttaaaaaagagttttgcTCCAATAGTTTCTGTACTCAGATCAGCTTAAGTACCTCTACTGCTTTTATGCCTTTTCTTTGCTTGACTGTAGCTTTCTTCAGGCCTGCCCCATCTCCATCACTTTGCCTGTGTGACCCCCTGGATGAATAAGCAGCCTTACCTTGGTCTCTGACATAGGAACAAAACTTCTTGGGAGTGTCAGGGAAAGAGAGTGCACTGGGGAAAGATTCCAAGGAGCCAGGTTACTCCTGGGAATTGCAAGCCAAAAAATTgtgtaggaggaaagaaaaacaggaaaaggaagagaatggaaaggaaaaggcagaaagagttGCCCAGGGTGAGAAGAAACAGAGTGAAGAGCAGCAGTCccacagtccagctctctgctgtcagcagcactggccctgtcccTTCTTTCAAACGGCCTCTTTCTGGGGACTTGTAGGGAACTGAGTGATCCgagttcttaatttctttttttttttttttcttttgagagactgctcttccatctgttggttcactacccagtgcTTGTAACAGCCacagttgggtcaggctgaaccctggagctgggaactccaggtctcccacaggggtggcaggaacccaaggatttgaaccatcacatggctctctcccagggtgcacattagcaggaagctcaaaagTGGACctgggggcccagtgctgtggcgtagatcttctctctgctgattctttctgctctggcccctggagatctctctgctgattcactgccccgaatgcttgcaacaaccaggactagactaggctgaagccaggagccagccattctcagggtctcccatgtggatggaggaATCCAAATTTTCAGGCCATTGTCAGCTGCCTTTCAGGCcaactaacaggaagctggattggaagtggagcaggggccaatgctgtagcatagtgagtaaagcctctgcctgcagtgctggaatcccatatggatgcaggttctagtcctggctgctccacttccagtccagcactctgctatggcctgggaaagcagtagaagatagcccgagtccttgggtccctgcacccacatgggagacccagaaggagctcctggatcctaggttcagatcagcacagcaccagccattgtggccaactggggagtgaatcagcagatggaagacctctctctctctgcttctcttctctctgtgtaactctttcaattaaataaataaattaaaaaaaaaaaagtggagcagcccaggctcCAACTggcattctgctatgggatgtaggcatcccaagtggcaactcaacccactgtgccacaacacccgccccCCTCCATGTTGTATCATCAATGCCTCATTGTATCACCATGAGTGTTTTCTTTCCCATAGCTGGAGCAGCAGGGGACTCTGCTTGTGGAATTTGAAGTTCCCCTTGTCACAGGCCCAAAGCTGCCAGCCCCACAGCTGAGTGTGGTCTCAGAGGAAGATGTCATTCAGCTCCCACGATCCGTGGACTACTCACTGAGAACTGGGGACaaggtgctggcaccctgggagcCAGACCGACAGCGCTACGGCCCTGGCACTGTTTTGCTGGGCTTGCAGATGACTGACTCCATGAGAGGTGAGGGAAGCTGCCCCGACCACTCAGTCcccaggaggagccaggctggCGATCAGGCCAGAGGAGAGAGCAAAGGGGGTCTGTACAACAGCATTAGGGAAATGATCCTCACCCCCTAAACTTGTTGCTTCATCCTGGGGCAGCCACAGATGCACAAATCCTATCTtgcagactttttattttttaaatcagggaaagTGGTCTTCACTACTAGGTCAGTGGCCTAAATCACAGTGGGGTGCATTATCCTGGGGTCTCACCAGGTCTCAGGAGCGAGTCCTCCAGAAACTAACGGTCCTCTgctgaggggccagcaggggccacTGGGAACCCgagagggcaggagggggctTTCACTGAGCACATGTTGGGTTTGAGGTGGGGGATGGGCCCCTCCAGGTCATCTGGCCCAGGAGGCAGGTGGGCTTGTGCAAGTCTccggggagagaggggaaggggcgtGGGTGGGGAGATGTTCCCAGTAGGCTCCCTCGCGGACAGGTGCCTGTGAGAAGCTGGGAGACAGAGCAGAGCGGTGGCTGGGCCTTTCTCTTGGGGATAGGACAACCTTACCCCACCATAAGCCTTACCCCTTGTCTTTTCCTTAGCACCAGAGGAAGAAGAAATCACTGTTCATTTCTGGAATGGCCTGACAGCTAAGGTGCCTCAAGGGGGGGTCCGGTGGGTGCCCCCAGCTGTCTGGAGGAAGGCTGTGGAAAGGCTGCACAAGCCTGTCCCCAGGAAGCACCTCCGGCCCCTCCTCTGGGCCCcctgctgctctctgctggggccggtCGCCGGATGCATCACCAGCGGGCTTCCTGTGGGCACGCAGTTCCTGtgccctccctgccacccccgcgcctgctgccccctgctgtgcCAGGGCTGCCTCTGTTGCTCCCCCTTGGGTGGCCCCACCTGGTGGCCCGTAACCAGGACCTCCGAGGTCTCAGCTAGAGAGCTTGCTGAGTCCGAGCTGAAGTCCACAGCCCAGCTTTTGCCCCTGGAGGGCTCCACAGAGAAGGTGGCAGCAGTGCAGGCTCCGGTGGctatctcttcctcctcctcctcctcctccgctgAAGAGGAAGACCTGCTCACTGATCTGGACAGGGGCCTTCCCCAGACCCTGACGGTGAACCGCGCAGTCCACACAGAACCCATCTTCCTCGAGAAGTCTCGGAGGCAGGCTGCCCTCGGGCAGCCCGAGTGGAGGTACTGGAGGAGAAACGGACCTGAGCCGCGGCCCGGGAAGCCAGGTACACCGAGAGCGTGGGTCGTCCCTTCCCTCCTGTGTCTCATGGGAGAGGGTGCTCTCTGTTGGGACTGcgacacatgggagaccctgagaaagGGAAGTGGCAGGTTTTCGCTGACTCGCAGACcagtgagaggaggaggaggaggcgctgATCCCACTGGCTGTCCCACTGGCCCCTTAGTTGGAGTGACAAGAACCAGGACGCTGTGTAAtgctgccatttatttatttatttattaaatttatttagagTTAGAGGGGGAATCAGAGacaagagttcttccatctgttggtttactccccacatggccacaatggccagagctgggccaggccaaagccaggagcttcttctgtgggtgcaggggcccaagcacctgggccatcctctgctggttttcccaggccattagcagggcgttgggtcggaagtggagcagcagggactcaaaccaactcctgtgtggatgctggtgttgcagacggtggctctacctgctctaccacaacgccagcccccctgCTGCTCACTCCTCACAACTAGCTCTGCCAGGAGCTGAAAAGCATGGAGGGCTGGGAGCAGCAGCTCACTGATCTGCCTCACACCTGTCCGAAGTTCCCAGCAGGGCTCAGAGAGAGCAGAGCCACGTGAGGGGCGTGGCATAGACACGCACAGCCCTCGGCTAGGTTCTTGGAGACTAGGTTGTCCCTGCTTTAATATCTGGAGCAGATGTACCTGGAGCAGGCACGCTGGAAGGCTTAACGGCCTCCAGGCACCGGCCACACTGGGATCCACTGTGGACGTTGTTTGAAGCCACTGCCCTATTGCTTGGTAGCTAAAGGACTGCTCACCCCAGGAAGGTGCCAGTCTTGCCCCAAGGGTAGGTGCAGTACTGCCCGCCACAGCTAAGTAGTGAAGATGAAGCACACAGAGGCACGTGTGGGGCAGGGCTGAACACAAGGGCAAACACCGGAGTTTGCCTTTGCTCCCCTCTGGCCTGTTTCCCTTTAGGGAATGTGCCGCCAGCCTCTCCTAAATATGTCTGTTAGTTAATCAGTGCTAGATGTATTGGATAGGAGTCCTGTCAAGCACTGATGCTTTGACAGTCAGTCCTGAGCTCGGCCTCTTAGGAAACCTCCACTTTCATTCCCTTCGGTTACAGTGAGAGGCCATTGATCCTAACAATCCTAGGGAGACTGGGCTGCTGATTGCCAGCAGTCGTAATGCTCTCCTCAGCTTGACTGGAACAGGATTCAACGTGTAGTTTTAAAAGTTGTCTTTTTAGACTGTTCCCATCTCCTaggatttttatttcatctaattGAATTTCTTAAAGCTTATTTTCCCACCAGCTTATtatcttttccttttaagattttatttgaaaggcagaaagaatatACCATgcaatggttcactacccaaatggttgccaacagcctgggccaggctgaagccaggaacctggaactccattctagtctcccacagggggagcaggggtgcaagcatttgggccatctgctgctgcctccccaggccattagcagggaggtgaactGGAGCACAGTATCTGAGAAAACTGGTGCTgcagtataggatgccagcatcacaaatggtgacttcacctgatgcaccacaacaccagcccctggctctCCACTGtgatcagctctttttttttttttttgacaggcagagtggatagtgagagagagagacagagagaaaggtcttcctttttgccgttgttttaccctccaatggccgctgcatcgtgctgatccaaacccaggagccaggtgcttctcctggtctcccatgcgggtgcagggcccaagcacttgggccattctccactgccttcccgggccatagcagagagctggcctggaagaggg
This window of the Lepus europaeus isolate LE1 chromosome 7, mLepTim1.pri, whole genome shotgun sequence genome carries:
- the C7H11orf16 gene encoding uncharacterized protein C11orf16 homolog — its product is MDSAGPGAPLPKYCSVATALKAPGWDCAAPPWDLAFACPWAPRAPWLSRHNPLSRCASYHSCIHIADPAWQGSGWLARAEDAADTQVLARREPDGFYYWAQIKAAPELEQQGTLLVEFEVPLVTGPKLPAPQLSVVSEEDVIQLPRSVDYSLRTGDKVLAPWEPDRQRYGPGTVLLGLQMTDSMRAPEEEEITVHFWNGLTAKVPQGGVRWVPPAVWRKAVERLHKPVPRKHLRPLLWAPCCSLLGPVAGCITSGLPVGTQFLCPPCHPRACCPLLCQGCLCCSPLGGPTWWPVTRTSEVSARELAESELKSTAQLLPLEGSTEKVAAVQAPVAISSSSSSSSAEEEDLLTDLDRGLPQTLTVNRAVHTEPIFLEKSRRQAALGQPEWRYWRRNGPEPRPGKPGTRSCTIRKEEKDTKQEKVPTAVMGAATEPALRASNVKLPQTLLEEAGRRRPSTGTHHRDKNSP